ATTTGCGCACGAATACCGGAACCGGAAGCCAGAATAAACGACATGTGGATAACCTTGTGTGAATCCTGCCATGAAACCAATGAACAAAGGTTGGGTAACCCCGTTATCGGGGCTGTGCTGTCATCTTACCCACCACCATGCAAGGGTCCATGCCGAAAAATCCACATGTGGATGCAGCAATTCCCGGCATGTGGATAAATATACAAGCGATCTTCGGAATTTCAGATATTCTGTTTTTGTTCTAAATTAATATACTGATATTAAATATAAAAACTTATATCAACCACCTCTACGCAGCTTTCCAGCCTGTGTGTATAAGTGTGGATAACAATCTTATCCCCATATCAACAGGCCCTACTAACAACATCATTTCCTTTCTATATTTCTTTAATTATTTAGAAGACAGCTATCGAAAGGCCAAAAAATGCTCTCGACCCTCTATCCCTGGATCAAGGCGTTGCACATTATGGCAGTCATCAGCTGGATGGCTGGCCTGTTCTATCTGCCTCGGCTGTTTGTTTATCATGTGGAACGCGGCAGCGACGCTGCGGATATGAACCGCGTGTTTGAAACTATGGAAGAAAAGCTGCTGCGCGTGATCATGAACCCCGCCATGATTGTTGCATGGGCATCAGGGCTGACACTGGCTGCTATGCCATGGGTTCTGGATACTGGCGCGATCTGGCCCTATAGCAAGTTTCTCGCCCTGATTGGCATGACATGGTTCCATATGTGGTGTGCCAAACGCCGCCGCATCTTTGCCTTGGGTGAAAACACCCTGACTGGCCGGAATTACCGGATGATGAACGAAGTGCCGACCGTGTTGATGGTCGTCATCGTCTTGTCGGTGGTTGTGAAATTCTAGGCAGATTGACTCAATCATCATTTGGGTGTATAGCAAATTTGCTATGCCGTCCGGCAACAGCGTTTCACGTGAAACAACAACCGATTACCTCGCCACCCCTGTGATATGGGTATGCGGGCAAGCAGGATTTTCCATGTCTGATGTCATGACCCCCGATGAAGAATTCGAGTCCGAAGAGGCTGGAAGTCTTAACCTGGCCGATCTGAAGGCGAAAAGCCCGGCCGAATTGCTGGCCATGGCCGAATATTTGGAAATTGAAAACGCCCCGTCCATGCGCAAGGGCGAGATGATGTTTTCTATCCTGAAGGAACGCGCCGAAGAAGGCTGGACCATCTATGGTGATGGCGTGATCGAAGTGTTGCAAGACGGGTTCGGGTTTCTGCGTTCACCCGAG
Above is a window of Roseinatronobacter sp. S2 DNA encoding:
- a CDS encoding CopD family protein, yielding MLSTLYPWIKALHIMAVISWMAGLFYLPRLFVYHVERGSDAADMNRVFETMEEKLLRVIMNPAMIVAWASGLTLAAMPWVLDTGAIWPYSKFLALIGMTWFHMWCAKRRRIFALGENTLTGRNYRMMNEVPTVLMVVIVLSVVVKF